TTTGGAATGGCAGCTGGGACAATGCAAAGGGATCCTTCATTTCTGTCATCAGAATTATTTCGGCAAGGGGAccaacaaagaagaaaactgaatatttcaataaaacagATAATTGAAAATTATTGTGCCTGTCCATTTATAGCTTTTCTTGCTCCCAACTGCATCTGCATTATAAAACTTTCTGGTTTAACCTCTCTAATAATGtaaggcaaaaggaaaagtacctaatttttatttctagaaaagGGCTTTTTCAGGGAATAATCTTGAACCAAAAAGCCACTGAATTACAAGtgcaatgttttcttttttttattctttccttatCTATTCCCTGAAAATTACctacaatatttaattttttaaatcctttctAATTAAAACTTCAGCATATATTatagtatttattatttttcaatttgcatatcttttcctaataaaatacaaaagcatccattcattttattttctaaaggcttttatcttctttttctggTGCTACTGGTAAGCTGTCTAGGAATGAAAAACTTCACATTAAGATAGGGAGCCTTCTCCAGATGGCAAAATGTAAATCCAGTTCATACCTCTGTAATTTATTAGTGGATCAAGAATTTGGGAGGTTTCCAGTCAGAAAACCTCTGCTGGTCTCAGGGATTCAGATTCAGAATGCAGCCCATTTAGGAGCTGAACATCTCACCCTCTGCACCTTTGGTAGAAGGCTGGCACTGCCTTCTTATAATTGCTTATTAAGTAGCTCATTAGTGCATCCAGTGCGTGCAAATTTTTTTATCCAAACAGAGATGAAGACACATTTTCTGTCCCAGACCAGGGCCTTGCTcctacagacacacacagagattgTTTAACTGGGTTGTGATGTTGAAATTAAGGGAGCAAATCCAGATCGGAAGTATATACATGCATATGTAAATGTTTGCGAGTCAGTGGGAGCCAACTAGGCTAAATTTTTATAAAGATCAGCTGAATCTAATTCAAAAAACTGTCTAGATAAAATAActttctcagaaatatttcatctcAGCTGGTAAAAGTGCTGATTTGGgggtattttcttttcttatttatatATCTTCCCCCTTTTTATCCCCTCAATTAAtctcctgctttttattttcctgctagTATTTGAACAATAATATAacactagagaaaaaaaaatcagataaaataGCAAAAGTCCTGTTAATTTACTTAGCTGGATGCAGTTATCAAGTTAGAAGTGTTGATTGTGTGTTTATAGGTGTTAGGAATTTTGCaacaggtatttaaaaaaataaaaccattttcagGCTCCGTTATCTGTTTTTACTTTCCagttcataaaaaaaaagaaaaaaaaaagattcacaGGACTGAGTAACATATACACAATCTCTTTTTTTATCCCCAGTTAGCATATGTCTAGCAGGACCAGTGTTGTTgcctgttaatttttttttaagtgggaAGCCAACATATACCATGATCACTGCTAGTttggaatatattttcattaattctttCCAGTGCGAGCATAAAGGGAGAGATCAAGGAATAGATGAAGTTGGTGAATTCAAGATATAAATCGCTGGAAAAAGTGTGTGTTTTCCCACACTTGTAGTGTTGAACTCACGCTTTCTCTAGCCTACATCTTGGTTTCACTATCTACTGGTTTCTCATTCTCATTTTCTTGTGCGATCAGTTGGTATGGTTTCTTCATTTCATTCTCCTCTATCACGGAATTACCCATCTCAGCATCCCTGTTCTTCAGCTCATGTCGTGATAAATGTTcaacaattcctgctccaatGGAGTCTCCCAAGACATTGGTAGTGGTACGAAGACGATCCCTAGGGAAAAAGCAGTGAGTTACTTCTATCCCTTGCTCAGGGAAGCAAGCAGACTAGGTGTTAAAGTGGCCCTCAAATAGCTACCAGATGAGTCACCTGTTTTATATACATTCACTTATCTGAACTGTTAATGCCATGGTTTCTTCTACAGACATTAACATACTCTCAGGAACTTCACAGCAAGAAATGGTCATGTGATGAGGATGGCAAAGGGAGCATATGGCTTCTTGAAGGCATTTTGATACTCTGTATCAAGAGTTTGGGTTTATATCCTCTAAACGTGTAAGCCAGTAAGAGTTTTCCTTGTTAGGTTTGTTTGTCTCCTGACCATAAGATATGATGTGTAATTTAGGGTGGAATTGTGCAGGAATGACTCAAATTAAACTACAAAAATTCATCCCTCTCGGAGGGCTCTTCCCAGCAGGGAGTGACTGGTAGTGTCAGTAGGTAAGCATCCACCTACGTCAGGTAGTTAGATAATAATTTGAAGACATTATGTTCTGATAACAACACAGGCAAATTCTTTCAGGGATCACTTGAGAGGATTGAAGGGTAAAAGCCCCAGAAAGGCTAAATAATAGATGTTAGATGAAATAGAGGTTGGAAAAAGTGttgctttcatttatttcctggaCCTAGGTATATATATTTAAAGGTGCATGTCATCTTCTACAGATAGATGAATGGAAAAACTGAGGGCAACACTTTGTGCTGTCAATTGTGctacacaattatttttaatttctactttCATGGGGTAGACAGATGAACCTTTCCTAGATTAGACAGCAAGGCTGCGATGAATTGGTTATATCTGATCCAGTTCTGAGTCTGACTGACTGAAAAGTTTTCATTGTCAtcctgcaaaaaataaaaataaagcaattcttTGCTTATTTAATTACAGTGTATCTGAAAGTTTTCTTAGTATCTGAACAATACAGGTTTCTATGTAAACTTTCGCGTGCAAAAGAAACCATAATTAAGCAACACCCCTTACTATCTGCTCTACGAAAATACCTTACTAGCAAGAAATAGTCATTCTTTTCAACACTTGTTTCCAACTGCCTTCCAGATCAAAAAGATCTATCTTGTAGAATAGCCACACTGTGCTGGACTATTTCACTTCTAAATATGGTCTAAGCCTTTAACTACTCCATAAAAATACTTACAAGAACCAGTCCACTGCGATGATAAGAGTGATATCATCTGTAGGCAAACCTACTGATGTGAGAACAATGACCATGGTGACTAGTCCAGCTTGAGGAATGCCTGCAGCCCCAATACTGGCAGCTGTAGCAGTGATGCTGTGCAGAGAGATGGCAAGAAAATTAACTGATTTCTGTAATTAAACTGTAATAAAAGCACTCCTTATCATCAGTCAAACTTGAAAACCAGATATAAAGCAAGAAGGCATTTTACTCAGTAGTAAATAAAAAGATGAGCCTAGTCCCTTATCACACTCTATAGCTGTAGGGGACTATGACCCTTGATCCAAAGTGTTTCACTAAATCTCTATCCAGAAACCTTGAAACATGATTTTGTTAGTGATAAATTCCCTACTAGATGCCAAGggccagaaaaaaacattatagTTACATGTCCCCACCCATTAAAAAAGCTCTTTCCACAAGCTCAAACATGTTAAAAGAAAAGCTAAGGAGGTAGTTCTGTCCTAGCAGATCTAACACAAGGACTTTTGCTCTCTGTCCATCTCACTGTAACTTCATGCCAGGTTCTCTGTCCTCCAGCAGTTGATGTTCTGGcatcagaaaacagaaagctgCCAGAAACCCTGAGTCATACTATCCAGCGACTTCATAGAAATATGCTTGCTTACACCTGGTTTAGagagaatttgttttctcatgtggtttgccagggagcagctctaGTATtaatgaaagtgaaaaacattCCTTGGAGAGTGAAGGCAGAGTTTTGCCTTAGGTTAATGAATATTGAAATAAACTAGTGGGTTTTATGGAGCACTATTTCTGAACGTTCAGTGTTCCTATGTGATAGATTTGTGTCTTTGTCCCACAATGCCCACTTGTCCCCTTGCTTTCTTTGTCCCATTCCTTTCTTCTGCACAAGTACCCATCACCCTTTTTCCTTAAATTGTGATAAAAAATCAGTTATCATTGAATGCCGTAAGTAGTGGGTTGTTTGCTGTTATATTTCAAACAAGAAGGGTTGTGTGCTTGAAAACATAACCTGTGTTCACCATTTCCATCAGCTGATGTAATAAAACTGAATTACTGTTCCCTATACAGGTAGCCCTGATAGTCTCCTGAAACCAGGAAAACACTTCCTCTTCTAAAGCCAACTGTGTTGACTCTATGCTTCAGCTTTGTACATGCATTATAAACTACCTGGTACTCATTATAAGTCTGTAGGTCCCAACAGCTGCATGAGttcttaagaaagaaaaatttgaaattaaataaattttgtacTTCTTGTCTTTAGTAAGTGCAGTAATGGGTGCGTCACATTACAGTTTTGCTAAAAGTTTATCTAAATGAGAATACGTGCTGAATACatcttctgtgtttaaaaaatgtaaattacaaATAACCTGATACTGTAGAAATTCTTGTTTTTAGGTCTAGATGCTTTTGTTTAATCCCACTTAAACCAGGAAGGGGTCATCACAAAGgtgtttttattaaatgcagGTAACAGTGGTTTCCATACCTGATTGTAATAATCTGTCCAAAGTTCAGATCAAAGTTGTTGACCTGTGCAATGAAAATTGCAGCCAAAGCCTCATATAAAGCAGTTCCATCCATATTAATTGTAGCACCAACTGGGAGTACAAATCTCGTAACTCGTTTGTCCACTCCGTTTATTTCTTCTAGACACTTAAATGTAACAGGTAGTGTtgcagaactgaaagaaaaagaaaaaaaaagataatatattatataaattctgcaaagagggaaagagaagagtATCGTATTTATAATCACGAGGCAGTTCTGTCTTAGTTTTTATGTGATCTACCAGAATAGAGGGTTTTTTATGCAAATACTGAATTTATGCATTTCTAATGGAGAAGGTTCTCCTAATACTCTTGGAAACTTTCCCCAGCCGGTAATTACTGCCATTCTCTATATAATCCCTAATCTGAAAGTGTTTAAGTTTAGTGTTTTGTCAAAAGGTTCTTCTGCCAGGCACAGGATTTAAAATTCCTGCTTCTCAGTTTTAATTCATGGAGCTGTGATTAAATCATCCTTAAGCATTGTTTTATGGAAGATATACCAATTGGACTCTTCAAACCTTCAGTAAAAagcttgttttctcttcttgtttgtGGGCTCCCCTGCAAAGGGCATTATTTTCCAACCTATGGGCTAACACCAGTCAGCAGCTAAGCACTACACAGCCACTCATTTGCCTCCACACCTTGATGGGATAGGAAAAACCAAAAGGAATAGCAAGAACAAGAAAATGGAGGGGttgagaataaaaatgtttagtAAGTGTGGGAGAAGTTTgaaagaagagcagaagaaaatgaaacaatacAAGAGATACTTAGGCACTGCTCCCGCAGATGGACCAGCGGCCAGCAAGTTCTGGAGTACTATGTGGCCAACCTTCCTaaaatcctttttcctctttcattgcTGAGCATGATGTATGTGCCATGGAATATCTATTTACTTTGGTTCATCTGTCTGGCCATGTGCCTTCCCAACCCACTGTGAACCCCTCAACTCACTGTGGGGGCAGAATGAGAGTCAGAGAAGGTCTTAATGCTGTACAAATACTTTGCAACAGCTAAAATGTCATGTGATCATTGTTGTTTTggctaaaaatataaaacatggCGCTATATGAACAGCTATAAAGAAATGTAACTGTCCGAGCCAGGCCTGCATCTCTACATCTGATCACACCAAAGTAAAGAGGTTTTCCAAGACGCAGCATTTCAGGTTACTTGATCCCAGTGAAACCTTCATTGCTAAATACTTAGCAGACTTTTAGTCTTTGAAAACTCTATCAATATTGGTAAAATaacaaccaaaaataaaaaggggttGTGGAAGGTTGTGTTAGAAAACTATCTTTTCTGACAGTCATCTTACAGTTGAATTTTGAATGGTTTTTAAATCCCCTTGTAGTATGCTGTCTTACATCAACCTAGgtttttacttcaaaataatCTCAAACACCAAGGACTCAAATTACGTATCACAGAATATCTGACTGAAAGCCTGTGTCTTTAggacacatttttaaaatctactaAAATGGATGCTGTTTTATGAAAGGTCAAATGGTATAGAAATGTACACTTTATTGTAATGTTTCTTTCTGTCATATATGcaaacagttttttaaattcacatGACATAACTCTGACCACCTGCAAAGAGCAAAAGTGGCATTTCTATTGTAGGTTCTGTATCCCTAATTGGCTATCAGGATTTTGGGCACATACGTCAGCTGCGAATAGGAATCCCCTCAGGacttttctgtttgctgctcCATTTTGCCATGCATATTCTTTGCCAGCTCTATCCTTCATTATCAGGCCATTACAAACTACTTAGAATATCAAACACCAAACATTAAGCAAAATTGTTTCATAAACTAGTAATACTACAAAAAGacacagctttaaaatattttgttatacCTGGAAGATGTTCCCAAAGCTGTGACTAATGCCTGGATTAAGCCTCCAATAAATACCCATGGATTCTTACGAGTGATCACGAAGTAGAGAAGAGGTAGGACAATGACAGCATGAATTAGCAAACCAATGATAACTGTTACAGTGTACATGGCAAGCTGACCACCGATCACACCCATATCTTCCATCTCAACAATTTTCCCAGCAATCAAGAAGAGAATTCCAAGTGGAGCATACCTGCAAGtaagaaatcaaaacaacatTACAAAACAAAGTAGAGATTCGGCCACCCATCCATCCTGTTTGTGTTTATATGCATAAATGTAGGATTTCACTGTTAGGATGCTCCTATTCAGGAGCAGTTCAAAAATTTAACTCTTCAACATTTAACAATTCAACCTGGATTGAATCACAGCAGTGAATGTTTTTGGTGGTATTCAGTGGATTCAACATCTGGTGAGGATTTCAAGATGTACAGCATGCCTTTTGGACAGGTAGGGAAATTAATTCCCCTTGGAATTCAAGTGTAATATAAAAGCTAGTTTAGCCAATCATGTTAAAATTCTGCCCATGTAAATGAAGGCTAAACTGACATATGTGTGTACTATACCAAGCACCCAGTTCTATTCAGTGTTGTTTCCCATGTTGTTGGGGAAGGAACCCACACAGAAGCCTGATAACTTCTGAAGATTTCAAGCTGCTTCTGATGCCTaagatttttagctttttttatttttcacatatttgCAGCTTTGCAACTTTGGCTATAGCTTCTAGTATTTTTCCTACCTTTCTTCCCTACATTTAGGAACAAAAAGCTAACCTTATGAATGCATTCCTAAATATTGTTTAGTTTTATTCCAAAAAGAGTACAAGGACATTCTGTTTTCCAACCAGAATCTGGACCAGACATATCAAAAGTGGGGCAAAAGTAAACTCTGGACCGCTTCCAGTGGGACCAGGACCCCAGGAACAATTATCTAACAAACTAACCTTTTAATTGGACAGTGTATGATTAAGTATAATAATGACTAACCATATAAAAATGGTAGAATTAATATACCACGTGTGACTTTTGTCATATTGCGCACCTGAAAGATTTCAACTAAagatttgcttttatatttacTCTAATGTTTGTGGGAAAGTCTGTCTATTTTCCAGGCATCAATTCTGGCTATGTTACATTTCATCCAGTGGGACATTGGATAATATATTTATCACCATGAAGACATGAAGAAATCTGTATGCCAAATGTTGGCAGCACAGGTGAGATGAACTGCTTTTGCCTATCAGAAAGCACAGCTGGAGGTGAAGAAAtagctggtgctgctgagcatAAAACTCAAACATAATTCTGCTGCAGCAGTAATTTAGGTACAGTCCTACTCCTATAAATGTCCACTTGTCTTCTCACAGTAAGATACCACAGAGCAAAATCCATCCACTGTATCTCAACTGCCCTTTACATCATCAAATCCATGTGGAATTTTATCTGAATCCACTgctttaacattttaaatatgcttGTGAAGGGGAAAAGATTTTAGTTAATGGAAGAAATATACTTAATTTTGGTTTCGTATCTAATATGACAGTATATATGTGTGCTCCTGAATAAACTCTTGGAATGGCTTTTTCCTGTAGTAAAGAAGGCAACAAGATATAATTTCTTAGTTAACCTTCTACCTGGAGAATAATGAAtcttaatttttgaaaagatTTCATACCTTCagggaaaaggtatttattttatctACCTAGTGAACACAATAACGAAAGCaggtgtatgtgtgtgtgcatgagcAGCGCAGCTACAATGCAAGGATGTACATGTACACCCCACAACTACAGGAACCAACTGTGTTGGAAAATTATGATAACAAGGTCTTGCTGTGTAGAAATAAGATTATGGGTCAAAAGGGAAACCCACTGAAAGAGTTGCTATGTTTGGGCAGATTATGGTCACAGAGAGTTACAGCTCATGAAAAAAGTTCCAAGGTAGACACAATCTTATTGTCTGACTTTCTGCCAAATAGATTTTTGCTACTCAGTGCCAAACTgtgatgaaaaaataatgttagtAGCTTAAAAAGGAATTTATCGAAGAGGCACTTACCACATGATTAGAGCTACCAATCTCATGATAGCCTCATTAAGGCTATCAAAGAAGTCTTTCAATGCCTGACCTTGCTCCCTCATGCTCCCAATCACCAGGCCAAAGCTTATTGAGAACACCACCAAGCCAAGGGCATTCACTCCATTCACAGAACCTGGAACAGGAACTATTTCCTCTTTCATTCGGGTGAGAGCTTCCATTGCTTCTGACACATTGCTTATTATGGAAGTCACTGTGGATGTGTCATTGGATGGAATAGCTACTTTAAACTTTCTCTTCTCGTAGTTGGTTTTGAACTGTTAAAAcgaaaataaaagaaagatagAAATTTGGTGAATCATATCAAACAAAGGCTAAAAtcacaaattaaattattatttatctAGGAAAAATGTACTATGATGAATGCTTGGTTTTCCTGAAAGCAACAAAAATCCTACTAACTTCAAAAGCTAAGTCTTCAGCTTTAGCttctagaaataattttctcataaATAGACTGAAGTCAAAGATACAAATTTGTTATGCTCTTATATTCTGTAACAGAactattgatttttaatttgtgttttacaTAAATTGCTATTTTTCCTAACAATAAAATTCCAAATGTTTATAGTCCTTTTTTGGCTAGTGAGAGTATTTTCTTGTACTCTGGActtcctttatttcttcatctttttgtACTAAAAGAAATAAGACTGAAGCTAACTTAAATATAACAtacctcttttttcttttgttatgaCAAAGCCATTAGTTTACTGTGCAGTACAGGTCACCACATTTTTTAATTAGAGAAAGTGTTATACTTTAAATGGTTCCTTTATGGAACAGACAATTAAATTCCTAAATCTCAATATGGTCCTAAATGTCTGCTTTGAAAACAACCCAATGTTTTTCACTGTGTTTCTTTCATCCCCTAGtgtttttccaaagagaaatttACAGACTGAGTAATTTTATCTGGGCTCAAAAAGCCCCGCAGCTTTGTCCCAGTTAAATTCTGTTGAACACAAAGTATACTAAATATCACTAGTATGTTCCTCAAGTGTCTCAGGATGCTAATGAATCCATTGAAGGAGCAGAATGCTGGTGTTGAGGTTATTCAACaactttggaattttttttttcctgaactacCAGGAAAGCTCCAAGCATCTTTACTGATATCTGGAGACCTGTTGAACACTTCAGAAGTACTTGAGTGAAATGAAGCAATTATGACCAAGATGGGAGACCTGAGTATCATCATCTTTCAACACTAGCCTGATTTAACATTACTTTTTGCAACTGGTTAGTTTTATGCACTCCTTCCACATATTTGAGGTACCCCGCTAAAGGCTCTAAGACATAAAGGCTCTGAGAGAATGTCAAATAAAACCTGGTAACTGGATGTTTATGGAAGGTTCCTGAATAACATATAGCAGAACCAAGATTCATGAAGGTCAGATACTCTTGAGTTTTGAATAAAATTTGCTAAAATCTTTTAAGATTTGGGCTGTACAGAAGTCAGCTGAGAGCTATATGAGCAGTTGGCTGACATGGGAAAGCCCAGTTCCACTGCCTCACCCACTCACATCCAACCTGTGATAATTCTTGTTTGATCTCTTAGTGAGacaattttactttttgaaGTGGCAGAAATCTCACCAAGGAAAAAATGTCACCATACTTTGGTTAAAGCCTGGGGAAGTGAACCAGCTCTCACTGGCTGTTGAAATGTCAGAGAGGGAAGAACACAGAGACAGGAACTACACAACCAAAGAAGGGATGGGGTTGTCCCTTTAAGTAACATAAGGGCATTAAAgtgtaaatggaaaaataatgcaaGTGCTCATTAAAGTGGTTTTATTCTGTCTTGTCAGGAATGTTAAAATACTGCCTAACACTTTATATCACTCTTTTCCTTCTcgttttctctttttctctttccctttcctgttccCTATCTTATTCTCTTTCCTTGTCTCCAGGTGTGGTAATTGTTACgtttctatttttattgctgtttttcaataggaaaaaaatcttaggTGCAAACCCCTTAATGCAAATTCTGTAACTATTTTGCATTTGCAGGCACAGATTAGATGAAAGTAGAAAAGCAAGCAGTTTAATGAATTCTGGAACAATAAGGTCTGGAATTAAAGCCTAATTTCCTATAAAATTTCCTATTCATTTCCCACTTTCCCTAGCACATCATAACTTACTTGGTTCTGAATCTCCTCTATTACCCTCAGGTTCTTCTCTCATTTCTACCTGACTAGGTCAAAAGTGTGATACAGATGTAGGACAGAGTTGGATGTGTGCTGCCTGCCTGTTGGAACAGGCCATGAGCTAAGTCATAAACCACTTTTCCGTCAGAGGCACCATGACCTTTACTTGTCTGAGAATTGCCCCCCTCATGTCAGATTATGTCAGAGTTGCCCATGCGGCTACAAAATTGTGGTGGGGGACTGAGAAGGTGTTGGGATCTGTATGGGAAAAAGTACAAACAAATGAAGATTTTACCTTCAAAAACCTGTGTTAGAAAGAATTTAAGGTGGTAAATAAGTATATGCCTTCATTTTATACTCATTCCGGGATTCTGCCGCAGCAGGAACATGCTTTTAATTCATTACTTAAGTCTCTTTCAGGGtttaatacagattttaagAACTCACTCAGCAAagtccttttccatttcagctaCTAGACTGGCCCAAAGAGATGGAGATCTGTTTGCTCACCTTATTAATCAGACTTAAGTATTCAGAAATATTACTACGGAGAATAGGCTTTCTGGAACCCCTTCCAGAGCAGGGGAGAAACTGCTTTTTTAGAGTGAGATTCAAAGTGTTAATCTAAGCAACAGAAACCAGAGCAACTTTAGTTCCACTGGAATATTTCCTTGAGCTGCTATTTCTTCCATTATAGCTGACTGAGCACCAGGAGATGCCTATGGATATGTCTGCTGTGGGTCTGTCTTATGCACAAAGTGGTCTATCAAAAGCCATGAGAAGTTTTGTGGTGAAGCAAAAGAAATCAAGGCAAACCAGATACAGGGAACACAAGGGATGTAtccactgaggaaaaaaaatgtaagatgTTGGCTGAGTTTTACCCGTATTATTGCTCTTTCAAATGACATTAAAGGCAAAACGTAGGATTGCTTGATCAccacaaaacatattttctgtgtgtgaaaTGGTGAAAAAGACAATGGCTAATAGGAAGTGACTGGATGAAGGACCACCTTCAAGATGCCAGAAACTGCTTTGAAACAGATAAATTAATAGCAGGATTGACTATTATTGCTCTGCAGAGTAACTGGTGGTaagagttatttttttttaacttttatgaTAGTCCTATTTTCAGCAGATCTCTATCTTCATGGCAATCAGAGCTATCAGCTTTTAATGTAGATGAAACTGACAGTTTAATTTCACATTGTGATTCTGCTGATTCTTGTTCCTTTGCAACTTtgagaaatagaagaaattagGCAAAATAAACCAGTCATTGTAGGCTTAAGGGTCTCAGAAGAGAGAACAGAG
This sequence is a window from Vidua chalybeata isolate OUT-0048 chromosome Z, bVidCha1 merged haplotype, whole genome shotgun sequence. Protein-coding genes within it:
- the SLC1A3 gene encoding excitatory amino acid transporter 1 isoform X1 — translated: MTKGNGEDPKPGSRMERIQQGVRKRTLLAKKKVQSITKDDVKSYLMRNAFVLFTVVAVILGVILGFSLRSYKMSYREVKYFSFPGELLMRMLQMLVLPLIVSSLVTGIAALDSKASGKMGVRAVVYYMSTTIIAVLIGIIIVVIIHPGKGTKENMHREGKIVQVTAADAFLDLIRNMFPPNLVEACFKQFKTNYEKRKFKVAIPSNDTSTVTSIISNVSEAMEALTRMKEEIVPVPGSVNGVNALGLVVFSISFGLVIGSMREQGQALKDFFDSLNEAIMRLVALIMWYAPLGILFLIAGKIVEMEDMGVIGGQLAMYTVTVIIGLLIHAVIVLPLLYFVITRKNPWVFIGGLIQALVTALGTSSSSATLPVTFKCLEEINGVDKRVTRFVLPVGATINMDGTALYEALAAIFIAQVNNFDLNFGQIITISITATAASIGAAGIPQAGLVTMVIVLTSVGLPTDDITLIIAVDWFLDRLRTTTNVLGDSIGAGIVEHLSRHELKNRDAEMGNSVIEENEMKKPYQLIAQENENEKPVDSETKM
- the SLC1A3 gene encoding excitatory amino acid transporter 1 isoform X3, which codes for MGVRAVVYYMSTTIIAVLIGIIIVVIIHPGKGTKENMHREGKIVQVTAADAFLDLIRNMFPPNLVEACFKQFKTNYEKRKFKVAIPSNDTSTVTSIISNVSEAMEALTRMKEEIVPVPGSVNGVNALGLVVFSISFGLVIGSMREQGQALKDFFDSLNEAIMRLVALIMWYAPLGILFLIAGKIVEMEDMGVIGGQLAMYTVTVIIGLLIHAVIVLPLLYFVITRKNPWVFIGGLIQALVTALGTSSSSATLPVTFKCLEEINGVDKRVTRFVLPVGATINMDGTALYEALAAIFIAQVNNFDLNFGQIITISITATAASIGAAGIPQAGLVTMVIVLTSVGLPTDDITLIIAVDWFLDRLRTTTNVLGDSIGAGIVEHLSRHELKNRDAEMGNSVIEENEMKKPYQLIAQENENEKPVDSETKM
- the SLC1A3 gene encoding excitatory amino acid transporter 1 isoform X2, giving the protein MTLRGIAALDSKASGKMGVRAVVYYMSTTIIAVLIGIIIVVIIHPGKGTKENMHREGKIVQVTAADAFLDLIRNMFPPNLVEACFKQFKTNYEKRKFKVAIPSNDTSTVTSIISNVSEAMEALTRMKEEIVPVPGSVNGVNALGLVVFSISFGLVIGSMREQGQALKDFFDSLNEAIMRLVALIMWYAPLGILFLIAGKIVEMEDMGVIGGQLAMYTVTVIIGLLIHAVIVLPLLYFVITRKNPWVFIGGLIQALVTALGTSSSSATLPVTFKCLEEINGVDKRVTRFVLPVGATINMDGTALYEALAAIFIAQVNNFDLNFGQIITISITATAASIGAAGIPQAGLVTMVIVLTSVGLPTDDITLIIAVDWFLDRLRTTTNVLGDSIGAGIVEHLSRHELKNRDAEMGNSVIEENEMKKPYQLIAQENENEKPVDSETKM
- the SLC1A3 gene encoding excitatory amino acid transporter 1 isoform X4 gives rise to the protein MKRNMFPPNLVEACFKQFKTNYEKRKFKVAIPSNDTSTVTSIISNVSEAMEALTRMKEEIVPVPGSVNGVNALGLVVFSISFGLVIGSMREQGQALKDFFDSLNEAIMRLVALIMWYAPLGILFLIAGKIVEMEDMGVIGGQLAMYTVTVIIGLLIHAVIVLPLLYFVITRKNPWVFIGGLIQALVTALGTSSSSATLPVTFKCLEEINGVDKRVTRFVLPVGATINMDGTALYEALAAIFIAQVNNFDLNFGQIITISITATAASIGAAGIPQAGLVTMVIVLTSVGLPTDDITLIIAVDWFLDRLRTTTNVLGDSIGAGIVEHLSRHELKNRDAEMGNSVIEENEMKKPYQLIAQENENEKPVDSETKM